In Mercenaria mercenaria strain notata unplaced genomic scaffold, MADL_Memer_1 contig_2804, whole genome shotgun sequence, the following proteins share a genomic window:
- the LOC128552439 gene encoding 3'-5' ssDNA/RNA exonuclease TatD-like: protein MAKSVESHRDWDEPSPKLHQGMREFMEEVSEPVPSEFDMNTSGIWTLLHWKRLLSLVSLLKPGDQIHFKDLFELSPEEKEQLPHIPSAFDSHCHLDRCMNKLGITSHFLADINSTVTVREEYQVDVQHAVGVFSDPETYPTRDQVHEWKSQGVVVAVGLHPRKTNPSAEQWQRFEELLSWPEITALGEVGIDRMEPVNTWSSQMLNLDRALQSLRPDQVLILHGRSSDDDPDEAWLTCLFKACPRVTREHLIHCHCFMGSKRLVQRWTSEFPNTYFGFTSIVSRFRNNKDTAKLDCIKWLSEHRLLLETDAPYFPKGGHRRSVPALLGYSADEVAKIRGVTWQDLLKKTNSNATRLYLDGAAPATETT from the coding sequence ATGGCGAAGTCGGTTGAAAGTCACCGAGATTGGGATGAACCTAGTCCCAAACTTCATCAAGGTATGAGGGAGTTCATGGAGGAAGTCTCAGAACCAGTACCCAGTGAGTTTGATATGAATACCTCTGGGATTTGGACCTTACTCCACTGGAAAAGGTTACTCTCCTTAGTATCTCTTCTGAAGCCTGGGGACCAGATTCATTTCAAAGACTTGTTTGAATTATCACCTGAAGAGAAGGAACAACTTCCACACATTCCATCAGCGTTTGATAGCCACTGTCATCTGGATCGCTGTATGAACAAACTTGGCATTACTAGTCATTTTTTGGCTGACATCAACAGTACAGTAACTGTCCGTGAAGAATATCAAGTGGATGTTCAACATGCCGTTGGCGTATTCAGCGATCCAGAGACTTATCCAACTAGAGATCAAGTGCATGAGTGGAAATCCCAAGGAGTTGTTGTAGCTGTCGGTCTACACCCTAGGAAAACGAACCCTTCAGCGGAACAGTGGCAAAGGTTTGAGGAGTTACTTTCCTGGCCAGAAATCACTGCCCTCGGAGAAGTTGGCATAGACAGGATGGAACCAGTTAATACATGGTCTTCACAGATGTTAAACCTTGACCGCGCTCTACAGTCTCTACGACCGGACCAAGTGCTTATACTCCATGGTAGAAGCTCGGACGACGACCCTGATGAAGCCTGGTTAACCTGTCTATTCAAGGCATGTCCAAGAGTCACCAGAGAACACCTCATTCATTGTCATTGTTTCATGGGCTCCAAGAGGTTAGTTCAGCGTTGGACCAGTGAGTTTCCTAACACCTACTTCGGCTTTACCAGTATTGTCTCGAGGTTTAGGAACAACAAGGACACTGCCAAGTTAGACTGCATCAAATGGCTATCTGAACATCGACTCCTGCTTGAAACAGATGCTCCCTACTTTCCTAAAGGAGGACATCGGAGAAGTGTCCCAGCTCTTTTGGGATATTCGGCAGACGAAGTCGCCAAAATCAGAGGAGTCACTTGGCAAGACCTGTTAAAGAAGACCAACTCCAACGCTACTCGTCTGTACCTAGACGGGGCAGCTCCAGCAACAGAAACGACATAA